From the Polynucleobacter sp. MWH-UH35A genome, one window contains:
- a CDS encoding amino acid ABC transporter permease produces MLTLDLSFYNWELFTNYILKGLLFSLQLTVVATIGGIVFGTFLALMRLSGRSSLAYPATFYINTMRSIPLVMVILWFFLLIPMLIGRPIGANLSATITFIAFEAAFFAEIVRAGIQSVPRGQVFAAEALGMTYSQNMRFIVLPQAFRNMIPVFMTQTIVLFQDTSLVYAIGAYDLLKGFEIAGKNFGRPIETYILAAFTYFIICFSLSKEVRKIHEKVAIIH; encoded by the coding sequence ATGCTTACTTTGGATCTTAGTTTTTATAACTGGGAGCTTTTCACCAATTATATTTTGAAGGGCTTGCTCTTTAGTCTGCAGTTAACGGTAGTAGCTACTATCGGTGGGATTGTCTTTGGAACATTCTTGGCTCTGATGCGTCTTTCTGGCAGATCTTCCTTGGCATATCCAGCTACTTTTTATATCAACACTATGCGTTCTATTCCCTTAGTGATGGTAATTTTGTGGTTCTTCTTGCTAATTCCGATGTTGATTGGGCGCCCTATAGGGGCGAACCTTTCAGCAACCATTACTTTTATTGCTTTTGAGGCCGCCTTCTTTGCTGAGATTGTGCGCGCAGGAATTCAGTCGGTACCAAGAGGTCAAGTATTTGCCGCAGAAGCCTTAGGAATGACCTATAGTCAAAACATGCGTTTTATTGTTTTGCCGCAGGCCTTTAGAAATATGATTCCAGTCTTTATGACGCAAACGATTGTTTTGTTTCAGGATACTTCATTGGTTTATGCAATCGGCGCATATGACTTACTCAAAGGCTTTGAGATTGCAGGGAAAAATTTTGGACGCCCCATAGAGACCTATATCTTGGCGGCATTTACGTACTTCATAATTTGTTTCTCTCTATCTAAAGAGGTGCGCAAAATTCATGAAAAAGTTGCGATTATTCATTAA
- a CDS encoding phosphoribosyl-ATP diphosphatase — protein sequence MTSSTNKSSNLDSALAHLADVVDQRRDAFKAGQADPKTSYTALLFSKGDDAILKKIGEEATEAVMAAKDVRNSNLSPDEQKLLVGEMADLWFHCLIALSQFNLRPEDVIAELDRRLGTSGIEEKAARKAAGKE from the coding sequence ATGACAAGCTCAACAAACAAATCTTCCAATCTTGACTCAGCCTTAGCCCACTTGGCTGATGTGGTGGATCAGCGTCGTGATGCGTTCAAGGCAGGTCAAGCGGATCCCAAAACTTCTTATACCGCTTTGCTCTTTTCTAAGGGTGACGATGCGATTTTGAAGAAGATTGGCGAAGAAGCAACCGAAGCTGTAATGGCTGCCAAGGATGTGCGAAATTCTAATTTATCTCCTGATGAGCAAAAGTTGTTAGTTGGTGAAATGGCGGATTTATGGTTTCACTGCTTAATTGCTTTATCTCAATTTAATCTACGTCCAGAAGATGTGATTGCTGAGCTGGATCGCCGCTTGGGAACTTCTGGTATTGAAGAAAAGGCTGCTAGAAAAGCTGCTGGTAAGGAATAG
- a CDS encoding amino acid ABC transporter ATP-binding protein has translation MIELRNVSKWYGSFRVLNDCSASIQKGEVVVVCGPSGSGKSTLIKTINALEPFQQGEVTVDGVCLHDPKTNLPQLRARVGMVFQHFELFPHLNVTENLTLAQMKVLGRSVDEAKAHGLQYLERVGLLTEKDKFPGQLSGGQQQRVAIARALSMDPVVMLFDEPTSALDPEMVGEVLDVMVKLANDGMTMCCVTHEMGFARKVSHRVIFMDQGRIIEDCGKAEFFDKPEARSPRAKEFLSKILAN, from the coding sequence ATGATTGAACTTCGCAATGTTTCTAAATGGTATGGATCCTTTCGGGTTCTGAATGACTGTAGCGCTTCAATACAGAAAGGCGAAGTCGTAGTGGTTTGTGGACCATCTGGCTCTGGAAAATCCACGCTAATAAAAACTATTAATGCTTTAGAGCCCTTTCAGCAGGGTGAAGTTACAGTGGATGGGGTGTGTTTGCACGATCCCAAAACAAACCTACCGCAGCTACGTGCGAGAGTGGGGATGGTATTTCAGCATTTTGAGCTCTTCCCGCACTTAAATGTTACGGAGAACCTCACACTTGCACAAATGAAGGTGTTAGGGCGTAGCGTGGATGAGGCAAAAGCACACGGTCTTCAGTATTTAGAACGTGTTGGGTTGCTGACTGAAAAGGACAAATTTCCGGGGCAACTATCAGGCGGTCAGCAACAGCGTGTCGCTATTGCCAGAGCATTAAGTATGGATCCAGTGGTGATGTTATTTGATGAGCCGACATCTGCTTTAGATCCAGAGATGGTTGGTGAGGTATTGGATGTTATGGTCAAACTGGCAAATGATGGGATGACAATGTGTTGCGTTACCCATGAGATGGGCTTTGCCAGAAAAGTAAGTCATCGTGTGATTTTCATGGATCAAGGCCGCATCATTGAGGACTGTGGCAAAGCAGAATTTTTTGACAAACCTGAAGCCCGTTCACCAAGAGCAAAAGAATTCCTATCAAAAATTCTAGCGAATTAG
- a CDS encoding amino acid ABC transporter permease: MALDLGVFCKSTLDGEVVEHCFSAVFGLSQNADPSYLDWLMKAWGWTLAVAGLSLTIALILGAVMGTLRTLPEERALNRWLVRFSTAWVELFRNIPILVQVFLWYHVIPAFVLPLKALPSYWLVSIALGFFTSARIAEQVRAGIQALPSGQKMAATALGLTTYQSYRYVILPMALRIVMPPLTSESMNLIKNSSVAFAVSVPELTLFAMQAQEETSHGVEIYLAVTLLYAFSAFAVNRAMTMIEKRIRILGFNVASNNAAVH; this comes from the coding sequence ATGGCACTTGATCTTGGAGTTTTTTGTAAAAGCACTCTAGATGGTGAGGTGGTTGAGCATTGTTTTTCGGCTGTATTTGGCTTGAGTCAAAACGCCGATCCAAGTTATTTGGATTGGTTGATGAAAGCATGGGGCTGGACCCTGGCTGTTGCGGGCTTAAGTCTAACAATTGCACTGATTCTGGGTGCGGTGATGGGAACCTTGCGGACATTGCCAGAAGAGCGCGCTCTAAATCGCTGGCTTGTGCGTTTTTCTACTGCCTGGGTTGAGTTGTTTAGAAACATTCCGATTCTGGTTCAGGTCTTTCTTTGGTATCACGTTATTCCTGCATTTGTTCTGCCTTTGAAAGCGCTTCCCTCGTACTGGTTGGTGAGCATCGCTTTGGGATTTTTTACCTCTGCACGTATTGCTGAGCAGGTGAGGGCAGGGATTCAGGCATTGCCCAGTGGGCAGAAAATGGCAGCAACTGCACTGGGGTTGACTACATATCAAAGTTATCGCTATGTCATCTTACCGATGGCTTTGCGCATTGTGATGCCACCGCTAACTTCAGAGAGTATGAATCTGATCAAGAACTCCTCCGTTGCTTTTGCAGTTTCAGTTCCTGAACTTACATTATTTGCAATGCAGGCTCAGGAGGAAACTTCACATGGGGTTGAGATTTATTTGGCGGTGACATTGCTGTATGCCTTTTCAGCGTTTGCAGTGAATCGTGCGATGACAATGATCGAAAAAAGAATTCGCATCCTAGGGTTTAATGTTGCATCCAACAATGCGGCGGTGCACTAA
- a CDS encoding tetratricopeptide repeat protein, with protein sequence MASREFLKILSSARLGDVSAQQKLASAYLTGAFKTPIQPANALIWLEKSYFSITNQLLENQSSTSAEIFDLLSQVADIPLAETFNSPAFEFGWSSFWKLAESADGSTTNLAAKWQLINLLINPVNQDIQNQLVDWLKKKPSSSLPEKIASLDFSSIQKIAKQYLHELAESDSSFTSNAKELLIKLQPKNEALSSLWKVWLDEQNEDALTQAAELGLTIAKLTLGLRLAQLDERVEVAETKSNASLKKAAHWLELAAKDGDRDAWYALGEIYRRPQFSGYNAAESDRCIDRAADLGHAQAQLRKGANLWRKREKSEEKVRGLQASYWVWQAHQQGVPEAKELLSKILESCPNPKSNEWFELAGYAEEALNHHAEHKLDEDWLLLCHRIIIANQFNFSKAELLLCEVGQLQHEHCVVVDIRWELPKILPRLIQIETIQQRRALLAAGKAFAGSEIDLEGNLRQRRYRFDRVTNWLTSTFSKNQVNVEID encoded by the coding sequence ATGGCAAGCCGCGAATTCTTAAAAATCCTGAGTTCAGCCCGATTGGGTGACGTTTCTGCGCAACAAAAGCTGGCTTCTGCGTACCTTACGGGCGCTTTTAAAACACCCATTCAGCCAGCCAATGCCCTGATCTGGCTCGAAAAATCATATTTTTCCATTACAAATCAATTACTTGAGAACCAAAGCTCAACCAGCGCTGAAATTTTTGATTTGTTAAGCCAGGTTGCCGATATTCCACTGGCCGAAACCTTCAATTCACCTGCTTTTGAGTTTGGTTGGAGTTCTTTTTGGAAGCTAGCCGAATCTGCCGATGGCTCTACAACCAACCTTGCTGCCAAATGGCAACTTATTAACTTACTAATTAACCCCGTAAATCAAGATATTCAAAACCAACTGGTTGATTGGCTTAAAAAGAAACCGTCATCTTCATTGCCGGAAAAAATCGCTTCCTTGGATTTTTCAAGCATTCAAAAGATCGCTAAGCAATATTTGCATGAGCTTGCAGAAAGCGATTCTTCTTTTACCAGTAACGCAAAAGAATTGCTGATCAAGCTACAACCTAAAAATGAAGCCCTATCCTCATTGTGGAAAGTTTGGCTTGATGAGCAAAATGAAGATGCTCTTACTCAAGCTGCAGAGCTTGGTTTAACGATTGCAAAACTCACTTTGGGCTTGCGACTTGCACAACTCGATGAGCGAGTTGAGGTAGCCGAAACAAAATCTAATGCCTCGCTTAAAAAGGCAGCGCACTGGTTAGAGCTTGCCGCCAAAGATGGTGATCGAGATGCTTGGTACGCTCTTGGTGAAATTTATCGTCGCCCACAATTTTCTGGATACAACGCTGCAGAGAGTGATCGTTGTATTGATCGTGCCGCCGATCTTGGTCATGCACAAGCGCAACTACGTAAAGGCGCCAATCTTTGGCGCAAGCGCGAAAAAAGCGAAGAAAAGGTGCGTGGATTACAAGCCTCCTACTGGGTATGGCAAGCACACCAGCAAGGCGTCCCAGAAGCAAAAGAATTATTAAGCAAGATTTTAGAAAGTTGCCCCAATCCCAAATCGAATGAATGGTTTGAATTGGCTGGGTATGCTGAAGAGGCACTTAATCACCATGCCGAACATAAACTAGACGAAGATTGGCTCTTGCTTTGTCACCGCATCATCATTGCTAATCAATTTAACTTCAGTAAAGCAGAATTATTGTTGTGCGAAGTGGGACAACTCCAGCATGAGCATTGTGTAGTGGTTGATATACGATGGGAGCTACCAAAGATTTTGCCGCGGTTGATTCAGATTGAGACGATTCAACAGCGTCGCGCTCTTTTGGCGGCAGGTAAGGCCTTTGCCGGCTCCGAAATAGATCTAGAAGGCAATTTACGCCAAAGACGCTATCGCTTTGATCGGGTCACCAATTGGTTAACGAGTACTTTTTCTAAGAATCAAGTAAACGTAGAGATCGATTAA
- a CDS encoding histidine triad nucleotide-binding protein, with protein sequence MSHDPNCLFCKISQGLIPSQKVYEDEEVYAFKDINPAAPVHFLMIPKKHIPMLESAESADAPLLGRMMELAPRLAKEQGCRPGKDGGFRLMVNNGADGGQEVYHLHLHVMGGPRPWKK encoded by the coding sequence ATGTCGCACGACCCCAATTGCCTGTTTTGTAAGATTTCTCAAGGTTTGATCCCTTCCCAGAAGGTCTATGAGGATGAAGAAGTCTACGCTTTTAAAGATATCAACCCAGCGGCCCCGGTTCATTTTTTGATGATTCCTAAAAAACACATACCCATGTTGGAGTCTGCAGAAAGCGCTGATGCCCCTTTGCTGGGTAGAATGATGGAATTAGCACCCCGACTTGCCAAAGAGCAGGGTTGTCGTCCTGGCAAGGATGGCGGCTTTAGATTAATGGTGAACAATGGTGCGGATGGTGGGCAGGAGGTTTATCACTTGCATTTACATGTGATGGGCGGTCCCCGCCCCTGGAAAAAATAA
- a CDS encoding porin, whose translation MKKSLLAVAAIGAFASAAQAQSSVTVYGILDVGYIGGNNRLSSSSIAANGGQLKSTINKFGDSAESTSRLGFKGTEDLGAGTSAFFTLEFELYPTDSTVSGNTNGGLKNRQSFVGLKKNGLGQTAVGTQYTPVFNAGTATNPNGQNNMIGDLVYAGAPAVGTTDNAGLTSFSQTNRTSNTLTFQTEKFAGFSGNLMYTLNQKNVSSQVGSTNGQITSGGNTNATGWGLGADFTYNKFYVTAAYQALKQLTSASNYSTANAPTAFGVWGSAQPAPGVATPTAGINSVASAIAVDVQDNQFLAGTTYDFGILKAYAQYISRKATSTASSNYYVKRSAEQIGVRSYITPTIEAWASGSLGRYTAYGVNQPTINMNAWQLGSNYYLSKRTNLYAIYGQQLNSNGAAAGVTTSSGASNYAVGVRHTF comes from the coding sequence ATGAAAAAATCGCTATTAGCAGTTGCAGCTATCGGTGCATTTGCATCTGCTGCTCAAGCTCAGTCCAGCGTAACCGTTTACGGTATCTTGGACGTTGGTTACATCGGTGGTAATAACCGTTTGAGTTCATCAAGTATTGCTGCAAACGGTGGACAACTCAAGTCAACAATCAACAAATTTGGTGACTCAGCAGAATCTACTTCACGTTTGGGTTTCAAAGGTACTGAAGACTTAGGTGCAGGCACTTCTGCTTTCTTTACACTTGAGTTCGAACTCTATCCAACAGACTCTACCGTTTCTGGTAACACCAATGGCGGTTTAAAAAATCGCCAATCTTTTGTTGGTTTGAAGAAAAATGGCCTTGGTCAAACAGCTGTTGGTACTCAATACACGCCAGTATTTAATGCTGGTACAGCTACAAACCCTAACGGTCAAAACAACATGATCGGCGATTTGGTTTACGCTGGCGCTCCTGCTGTTGGCACAACTGATAATGCTGGCTTAACAAGCTTCTCACAAACAAACCGTACATCAAATACATTGACATTCCAAACTGAAAAGTTTGCAGGTTTTTCTGGTAACTTGATGTATACATTGAACCAAAAGAATGTTTCATCGCAAGTTGGTTCAACTAATGGTCAAATCACTTCTGGTGGAAACACTAATGCAACTGGCTGGGGCTTAGGTGCTGACTTCACATACAACAAGTTTTATGTAACTGCAGCATACCAAGCGTTGAAGCAATTGACCTCTGCAAGCAACTACAGCACTGCTAACGCTCCTACAGCTTTTGGAGTTTGGGGAAGTGCTCAACCTGCTCCTGGTGTTGCAACTCCTACAGCAGGCATCAATAGTGTGGCATCTGCAATTGCTGTTGATGTTCAAGATAACCAATTCTTGGCTGGTACAACATATGACTTCGGCATCTTGAAGGCATATGCTCAATACATTAGCCGTAAAGCAACTTCAACTGCCAGCTCTAACTACTATGTTAAGCGTTCTGCAGAACAGATTGGTGTACGTAGCTACATCACCCCAACAATCGAAGCTTGGGCTTCTGGTAGCTTGGGTCGTTACACTGCATACGGTGTAAATCAGCCTACAATTAACATGAATGCATGGCAGTTGGGTTCTAACTACTACCTCAGCAAGCGTACAAACTTGTATGCTATCTATGGTCAGCAGCTTAACTCTAACGGCGCTGCTGCTGGTGTTACAACTAGCTCAGGCGCAAGCAACTATGCAGTTGGCGTACGTCACACTTTCTAA
- a CDS encoding amino acid ABC transporter substrate-binding protein yields MNFKNFPTFVIGVCLSQLVVAGSPTLDKIKSSSTVTMGVRESSIPMSYTTGDSRFDGYHVEICRMILGDIKDRLKLDTLRINYQPVTSQNRVSLVQNGTVDIECGTTTNNLARSKDVAFANTLYVEQVRIAVKANSGINSISQLAGKKVATTTGTTSVQLLRKHEKANGVNFDEVFGKDHADSFLLLESGRADAFVMDGSILAGNIANSKNPKDYKIVGEVLSTEPIAIMVRKDDPEFKAAVNEAIAKIVKNGNMPKLWNKWFLSPIPPKNIVVGLELSPATKNAWANLNDKPAEDYQKK; encoded by the coding sequence ATGAATTTCAAAAACTTTCCTACGTTTGTTATTGGTGTGTGTCTTTCCCAACTTGTTGTTGCAGGCTCACCGACATTGGACAAGATTAAATCCTCATCTACCGTAACGATGGGGGTGCGTGAGTCCTCTATTCCCATGTCCTATACAACGGGCGATAGCCGCTTTGATGGTTATCACGTTGAAATTTGCCGCATGATTTTGGGTGATATTAAAGATCGATTGAAGCTTGACACACTTCGTATTAATTACCAACCTGTTACCTCGCAAAATCGCGTGTCTTTAGTGCAAAACGGTACTGTGGATATTGAGTGCGGGACAACCACCAATAATCTTGCGCGCTCAAAAGACGTGGCATTTGCCAACACCCTTTACGTTGAACAGGTCCGGATTGCGGTGAAAGCAAATTCTGGTATTAACTCTATTAGTCAACTGGCAGGCAAGAAAGTGGCAACTACCACTGGTACCACTTCAGTGCAGTTATTGCGTAAACATGAAAAAGCGAATGGCGTTAATTTTGATGAGGTATTTGGTAAAGATCACGCTGATAGTTTCCTATTACTAGAGTCTGGCCGGGCAGATGCCTTTGTCATGGACGGCTCTATTTTGGCCGGCAATATTGCGAACTCTAAGAATCCAAAAGACTATAAGATTGTTGGAGAGGTTTTGAGTACTGAACCTATTGCGATTATGGTTCGTAAAGACGATCCAGAATTCAAGGCTGCTGTGAATGAGGCGATTGCCAAGATTGTGAAGAACGGCAATATGCCAAAACTTTGGAATAAGTGGTTTTTGTCGCCTATTCCGCCAAAAAATATTGTTGTCGGTCTTGAGTTATCTCCGGCCACCAAAAATGCTTGGGCTAACCTAAACGATAAGCCTGCGGAAGATTATCAAAAGAAATAA
- the tatC gene encoding twin-arginine translocase subunit TatC — protein sequence MTENNSTEDSGLQETFLSHLFELRDRVIKAALAIIVVFVCLVYWAPDIFHLFAQPLLEALPAGGKMIVTDVTGSFFVPMKVTMLVAFLIALPVVMYQLWAFIAPGLYLHERKLILPLVVSSYTLFIIGMAFAYFLVFPTVFKFMASYNAPLGAEMSTDIDNYLSFAMTTFLAFGITFEVPVVVVVLVRMGMVPLAKLKEIRPYVIVGAFVISAIVTPPDVLSQLLLAVPMTLLYELGLLISRFYVPKPSEDESAAS from the coding sequence ATGACTGAAAACAATTCAACCGAAGACTCGGGATTACAAGAAACTTTTCTTTCCCACTTATTTGAATTACGTGATCGCGTAATTAAGGCGGCGCTCGCTATTATTGTGGTCTTTGTTTGCCTTGTTTACTGGGCGCCAGATATTTTCCATTTATTCGCACAGCCATTATTAGAGGCTCTGCCTGCTGGCGGCAAGATGATTGTGACCGATGTGACAGGCTCATTTTTTGTACCCATGAAAGTCACCATGCTTGTGGCATTTCTGATTGCATTACCGGTAGTGATGTATCAGCTCTGGGCTTTCATTGCGCCGGGCTTATATTTGCATGAAAGAAAACTCATTCTGCCTTTGGTAGTGAGTAGCTATACCTTATTCATCATTGGTATGGCATTCGCTTACTTCTTAGTCTTCCCAACAGTATTTAAATTCATGGCTAGCTATAACGCGCCCCTAGGCGCGGAGATGTCGACTGACATCGATAACTATTTAAGTTTTGCTATGACAACCTTCTTGGCATTTGGTATCACCTTTGAGGTGCCAGTTGTTGTGGTTGTATTGGTGCGTATGGGTATGGTGCCCCTGGCTAAGCTTAAAGAAATTCGTCCTTATGTCATTGTGGGTGCTTTTGTGATCTCGGCAATTGTGACGCCGCCAGATGTGCTCTCACAATTATTACTAGCAGTGCCTATGACCTTGCTTTATGAATTGGGCCTGCTCATTTCACGCTTTTACGTGCCCAAACCATCTGAGGATGAATCAGCAGCCAGTTAA
- the tatB gene encoding Sec-independent protein translocase protein TatB yields MIDLGVSKLALIAVVALVVVGPERLPKVARMAGNLFGRAQRYMADVKSEVNRQMEVEEFKKFREETAATLKEVENSIGSTVQEAGANLSDQADIFETSFEKPPLDEKEVFQKTKRQGRKSWGVRRAARPVWFKRSAGIRTRVQSGAARMKRFHHSAGK; encoded by the coding sequence ATGATTGATCTCGGAGTTTCAAAACTTGCGCTGATTGCTGTAGTTGCATTGGTAGTGGTGGGGCCAGAGCGCTTGCCAAAAGTAGCGCGCATGGCCGGTAATTTGTTTGGTCGTGCACAACGCTATATGGCCGATGTTAAGTCTGAAGTTAATCGCCAGATGGAAGTCGAGGAATTTAAAAAGTTTCGTGAAGAAACTGCTGCCACCCTGAAGGAGGTTGAAAATAGTATTGGCTCAACGGTTCAAGAGGCGGGAGCCAATTTAAGCGATCAGGCTGATATTTTCGAAACCAGTTTTGAGAAACCGCCGCTCGATGAGAAAGAAGTTTTTCAAAAAACGAAACGCCAAGGTCGCAAAAGCTGGGGTGTGCGCCGTGCTGCAAGACCAGTCTGGTTTAAGCGCTCTGCAGGCATTCGTACTCGCGTGCAATCTGGTGCAGCCAGAATGAAGCGCTTTCACCATAGCGCTGGTAAATAA
- the tatA gene encoding Sec-independent protein translocase subunit TatA, giving the protein MGSFSIWHWLIVLVIVMLVFGTKKLRNIGQDLGGAVKGFKDGMKSSEEPKEQIQQSSATAEKTVDVQAKDVNK; this is encoded by the coding sequence ATGGGTTCATTTAGCATTTGGCATTGGTTAATTGTGTTGGTCATTGTGATGTTGGTATTTGGTACCAAAAAGTTGCGCAACATCGGTCAAGACTTAGGTGGTGCTGTCAAGGGCTTTAAAGATGGCATGAAGTCATCCGAGGAGCCTAAAGAGCAAATTCAACAAAGTTCTGCTACAGCAGAAAAAACTGTTGATGTGCAGGCAAAAGACGTAAACAAATAA
- a CDS encoding Do family serine endopeptidase, with the protein MHSSLQKYWLLFAQTVTVMLAALFIVATLKPEWLSESRVGSLVDTVSLRESNYDGQLSPGSYHEAVKRSMPAVVNIFTSKAKPKPRKGGGSNSADPLFKFFFGDQPPEEEPSSSLGSGVLVSPEGYILTNHHVISDADDIDVALSDGRKVKAQVIGSDPETDIAVLKIEAKKLPTPITLGKVESVHVGDVVLAIGNPFGVGQTVTSGIVSALGRDHVGINTFENFIQTDAAINPGNSGGALIDTRGNLIGINTAIYSNNGGSMGIGFAIPINLAKQVMESILSNGSVTRGWIGVEPQNLSKELSESLGLPVNTEGVLLSGVLEGGPAARGGVKPGDVLIAVNGNPTKDVRGLLNQIAQISPGNQAKLTVLRKGKEIELIAQTGKRPRPKQQSNQ; encoded by the coding sequence ATGCATTCATCTCTACAAAAATATTGGCTCTTATTTGCGCAGACGGTTACCGTGATGTTGGCAGCCCTATTTATTGTTGCCACCCTAAAGCCGGAATGGCTTTCAGAGTCCAGAGTAGGTTCTTTGGTAGATACAGTTTCACTCAGAGAAAGCAACTACGATGGACAGCTAAGTCCTGGCTCATATCACGAAGCTGTGAAACGCTCAATGCCGGCGGTCGTTAATATATTTACTAGCAAAGCAAAACCAAAGCCCCGAAAAGGTGGGGGCTCCAATTCTGCAGATCCATTATTTAAGTTCTTCTTTGGAGATCAACCCCCAGAGGAAGAGCCTAGTTCAAGTTTGGGATCAGGGGTCTTAGTGAGCCCCGAAGGCTACATCCTCACCAACCATCATGTGATTAGTGACGCGGATGATATTGATGTTGCATTATCTGATGGTCGAAAAGTCAAAGCGCAAGTGATCGGCAGCGATCCTGAGACTGATATCGCTGTCTTAAAAATTGAAGCAAAGAAACTGCCTACCCCAATCACACTAGGCAAAGTTGAGTCTGTGCACGTAGGAGATGTGGTTCTTGCAATTGGCAATCCATTTGGTGTCGGACAGACTGTAACTTCTGGCATTGTTTCTGCCTTGGGTCGTGATCATGTAGGCATTAATACCTTTGAAAATTTTATTCAAACCGATGCCGCGATTAATCCAGGAAATTCAGGCGGAGCACTCATTGATACTCGCGGGAATCTTATTGGCATCAACACCGCCATTTACTCAAACAATGGCGGATCAATGGGGATTGGATTTGCCATACCCATCAACCTTGCAAAACAAGTCATGGAGTCTATTTTGTCCAATGGTAGCGTTACCAGAGGGTGGATTGGAGTTGAGCCTCAAAATCTCTCCAAAGAGCTCTCAGAGTCCCTAGGGCTGCCAGTTAATACTGAAGGCGTTCTTTTATCTGGCGTGCTCGAAGGTGGTCCCGCAGCACGTGGCGGGGTCAAGCCAGGGGATGTTTTGATCGCCGTTAATGGCAACCCAACCAAAGATGTGCGTGGCTTACTAAATCAAATTGCCCAAATTAGTCCCGGCAATCAAGCTAAGTTAACAGTCTTGCGCAAAGGCAAAGAGATAGAACTCATCGCCCAGACTGGCAAGCGGCCAAGACCCAAGCAACAATCCAACCAATAG